The region gtacctatagaaatcatgatatattcaGTTTACggttttttagtaataattccTATTCTgcatgggagcgccaaagttcgcatacttttcgctagtcatactgtAAATGTTTGTCTGAATcatcatttgtaatttttttttttcccactgaaaccataaatttttctaaaatttttaaatggtcatcttaTAGAAAAGTATAGGTTGGATTCATGTTGgattaaagaaaaaagaaaacatttattcacattcacaaagacacaaatACAGCAACATTTAAAGataagaataaacaacaaaaacaaaagaaagcaaaaaaaaaacaaaaatgaaaatacataggtacacgatgttgtgtccccgcaaaagtgaaacggccgctgactcagatGACTAATGGCTGATTTGATTAGGTTTGTTTTCGAACAATTGTGAACAATTattggtttcagagaaaaaaagagttatgacgaacgattattatgacaaacattatatcGGACTTTCAACAAGTATGCCAGCCGATATGGACCAATAGGGGCCAGAGGTtcccaaatattatttttccccATACACCTTACTTTCAATGTTTTGCTGTATTTAAATCCTGTTTAAACTGCTAAAAAACCCTTTTTTCCGCGCTAACGTCGACCTCCGCCTGTCTCCCGTGGAAGTCTGGGGGTACCAGGTTTTATTAGACAGACGCCTTTACCTACGCATTTATTCGTTTGGACTATTAGAATCTAGTTGAATCAAAATTCtatgattttacaaaatttccattGATATTATTATTCGTGAACACGgtttcaatatctcgaaaaccgGATGGCCTATGAAACCGAGCCTTTTACTTAGTatgtcgtcactacttttaaaaaagcccATATGGAACCTCATATTGATAATTttactgagtgaactttatgaatattatttcaagggtcaattttgttgacattttaTTTGCGATATGAGATGTTTTCAAAGTACTAtgtgtgggtcaaatcttggaactTACTTCCAGTGGtgggattgaattgaaattttgtattaattaaaaacttattaattgatttatttaaacataagGTTGTTGTTTCCAGCTGGACTTCTATATTGACAACGATATGATCCACATCGCGGACACTAAGGTGGCGCACCGCTATGGCGACTTCTTCATCCGCAAGATCCTCAAGTTCGAAGAGCTCAACCGCAAACTACACCACATCAAGATTTAAAGCAGCTCAAGTCTGCAACTTTTGATGGAAAGGCAGTTTATTATGTcgcaaaacaaattaatttctaataatattagccactaaacagtttttttacccaacaatgcattattataaCTGAAAGTTATAGTAACTctaattttgtttgaaatttgAACCATCAAAAGTATTTTTGACAGCaggaaataaacaataaatcatatactattattttatttacacattataGTCTTGGcttatattttatgaaagttcTGTCCCGTTTATAGAACTTCTTTGGCTCTTTGATGGTTATACCCTGATGCTGCATAGTCTCAGGGTAGGGCTCTTGGAACTGCTTCCATGGATGCTCTTCTGCTAGAGTAGCATCAATGTCTATCTCTTTTAACCATTTGTTGTATTTGTCTGAAAACTTCTTAAAGGATTTCATAAAACCTGGTAGGCATTTGTTATGGCTTTTGGCACTCTGCAACAatagaaaaatgaaaattaatattattgtcacacaaaacaaaattatgcctaaaataatattttcttactCTTTCAATGATTTTAGTACACTTTTTATTAAAGCTTTCTAAGTGCTTGATAAACATTCcattaggttttaagttttcATCCTTTACATAGTTCATTATGTAAGTAATATACTCAAATTGGTTATCAACTGTTCCATTTTTCAATAAGGTTCCTAGAATTTCTATATTgaccctgaaaaaaaaaaagttgataagTGAGTTATTATATTTAGTATCAACAATGTTCATCATTTTCTAATTTAGTTATTCTTTTACTTAAGTTGATCCTCCTTCATTTCAATAAGTAAACATTTAGCTTTTTCTTTTGTGTCACAAGCCATTGCCAATACTCCATAGGTCATAATGTTCTTTTTCAAGTGATACTTCTTTTTGAGTCCATATTTTCTTTTCCGTTGTTTAATTTCTTGTTCTATAATTTGCTTGACTTCCTGTAATGGAAATTAATAAGTAAGTGGATAATTTTGTTAAGCTTGTATTTCCATCACATGCAGCTTAAAAGAgagattgtttttttaataggtttATTAAGAGTTTTGCTATTGATACTTACAATGGCATCAGCATAGTCCGATCTCAAGCATCTGTTCTTGATAAGCATATTGTAGAAATCAATATCTGCTTTTATTCCTAAAGACTTCATGCTCTCCAGAAGTTGAAGTTCAGCCTCTTTAGTATTATCCAGTAATGGCAACATTTGTGTAAATGTCTTTATGTCTGGTTTTACTAAATAAACTTCCATCTCTTTAAGAAAATCTTCCTGTCCCCCCACAACTGCAAATTTATCTTGTATTGTGTGGATTTTCTTTAGAGCAAGGACTTGCTGCATTTGTAATGTTCTTGAAAGGAAGTTTGGTGTTGTTCTTTCTTGAATTTTAGGAACTACTATACTTTTCTTTTCAACTAACTCTATGCTAATTGTGTCCTTACTTTCAATGAGTGACAATTTCTTACTTGTTTCATTAGGATCTGTATCTGCAACCTCATAACTCAAGTCTTGGTCTTTATTATTGGTTTCAACTTGAACATATTTTTCTTGAGTATTAGAATTTTGATTTACTGATTCAATTATTGAATTCTGCACTACACCCAATACTCTATTGGTAGGTATAACATGTTCTTGAATTATTGCAATTAGTTCCTCAACATCTTCAGTGGTGCCCAGTTCACATTCCTTTACACATTTCAGCATAAgattaaaactgtaaatattaggTTTTTCCCTCATTTTTAACATCTTCCTCCATACTACCAGAGCATGTCTCAAGCCACTACTCTTATCTGATATACATGCTTGAAGAAGATGGTTGAAAGTGTGAACTCTTATCTTGATTTTCTTTGAGATCATTTCATCAACAATTTTGAAGGCTGTGGGCAGGTCTCCACACCGACCGAAAGCTTTGATCATGGCATTGtaattggtcaaatttggttcTACACCCTTTTCAATCATAAGTTGTCTGAGGTGTAGTGCATTCTTGTGGCCATCTTTAGGCCATGGGCTGTTAGCACAAGCATTAAACAAACACGTGTAAGTGTCTCCTGTAGGCTGGAGGGCACGCCTCTTCATAtcattgaataatttaaaagcTTTCTTAGTATACCCCACATCGGCACATGCCCCAATcaaaatgttataaatatagTTTTCTGGCTTAACTCTATCTTGTTGGAGCATCCTTACATCTAATACATCGAAAGCTTCTTTTAATCTCTTATGTTCTATGTACTGCTTAATTAAATCAGCATACTGTTTTATTGTTAACTTTTGGTTTGCCAAAGGTGCAGTCTGTAAAAACTGCTCCTCCTTTATATCGTCTTCGTCTTCCAAAATGTCTTCACGGTTTTTTCTACCAGAAAGGGTACCAAAAGTATCCGggtcttctaaatatatgtaATTGTTTTCGGTTTTATACTCTTTGCGTTTTATAAGAGGTTCCAATGCTACGGTATGAGTATTAATATTACGTGGAATAACAGCAACACTTCTAACTAGCCgcattaattttaaacattgaAAAGCCATACTTTTATATATATGTGAAGtttattttcacaataaataaaaacataacctcAAATCATATGCACATTCTCTTCTCTTATGAATCTATTTCTGAAAATACtctagatactaaaatgacagtctgaaatgtcaaaagtaaaaataatgtggccagcataaaaggaacaatgctgctccatgatttcggtttcgtaaataatcgataaaatgtatattttacgatagcaaaaacaacattaaagcattcaatattctactttccattttgaaAACATGAATGCACTTTTttgataaagtgataaaatctaatcacatttaaaaatagtgttcatcacttagtgccaacgtaaaaaaatataatacagaggggctactacaaaactagaaaaacaaagttcgtatggcaccgtccctttcacgcGCGTATTAAAcgatataagcgtcagcgggacggcaacctacgaagttcgagttttgtatatatatttatttgactggatggcaaacgagcaaatgggtctcctgatggtaagatatcaccatcgcccataaacagatggtatggttacagatgttacaaagagaTCACGGTTGCggtacatcactatttatgagacgcaaaaaacaggtaacacatgaaacgtcattttagtatctcgaattaagAAACAGACATACTCTTTGGACGCAGCAGAATGGAGTCTTCtgtcataatttttataaataaaaaacatggaGTCGATGCAAATGCGTCGTTTTAAACTGTACGTCAAACGGCTCACGCTGCATTTTTCTGTTTCCTTTCGAAATACTATTGAGCGAGTGTGGGTCTGCACATGACCGGCACGCTCCTATAAGTacgtttaaataattttaaaggtTCATCCCATCACTATAAAAAAAGGTAGAGAGTGGTTTTGTTTGTCGATCCCATCCgaaaaagtaaactttactAAAGCTGGCCATACACGTTACGGTTCACCGCAGAGGTCTATCTACCGGAATATCTGTGATCGAAgatgcgtgattttgacaaTATTAGACAATGTTCACCTATACACAGTAACCACTAACCTCTCCGGTCCGGTAGACCGTAGCGTGTAAGGCCAACTTAAATTTCTAAACATAACAACTTTgtcaatgtcaaagtgacagttGCTAACAACATCCGAAACACCGCAAACCACGTGTTTCCATAATTTCccaataaattatattgttgAGAGCTATTTATAATAACTAATGTCAATGAACGAAGATGAGATGGAAGCGAGCTCCGCGGAGAGTGAAGATGACAGCATGGACGAAGGAGAAGAGAATGAGGGTGACGAAGAGACGTCGAAGACATATCTTCCCGGACAACCGCTGAAGGAAGATGAACAGCTCGTATGTGACCAGTCGGCATATGTGATGCTGCACCAAGCGCAGACAGGCGCGCCATGTCTCAGCTTCGATATAGTCAACGACAACCTAGGGAGTAACAGGGACCAGTACCCTATGACAGCTTACTTAGTCTCGGGCACTCAAGCATCCAGTGCccatttaaataagtaattatgttatttattattactcagTGACTGTTATCCTTCTAGTTCAACTTAATTACTACTTAGCTTTGGTTAATAATTGTTTCAGTATCCTTGTAGTAAAGATGTCCAACTTGCATCCCACATCTAAACCCGAGACAGAGGACAATGAGGAGTCTGATGAAGATGACGAAGATGAGGAGGAAGATGAAGAAAAGAAGCCACAGATGACATTCTCCTTTATTAAACACCAAGGCTGTGTTAATAGAATTAGAGTAAGTTCATAAATTACTGGCATTGATAATCTTCTACAGTACCctgaggctgtattgtctaGTGCGCTGGTGCTCGCAATCACATTCACCATCACTTTCTACACTCATTCTATATTATTTGCCAGAAAGAAGTGGTGTAAGTGATTGTAGTTCTGAGTGTGTGAGACAATATGGACTCAATATGGAGTCAATCTTTGCAATCAGCAATCAGATCCACGCAAAATATCACTCAAAAATAGTGATAAATTGTGCTGAATTTGAAATACAAGTACATTGtccattttttattcttatcttATCTTGGGAAACAATATACCTGTTAAGAAACTTGGTTTTTGTTTCTTCCATGTTTGAATCATATAAATTGcactaaaaaaagtatttttttttgtttttcagacTTCAAATTTTAAGAATTCTGTACTGGCAGCTAGCTGGTCAGAGCTGGGTAGGGTAGACATCTGGAACATAACTCAGCAGCTGCAAGCTGTGGACGACCCTGCACTACTTGAACGTTACAACCTGGATACAGTTGCTAACCCTGTCAGACCATTGTATTCCTTTAGCGGGCATCAGCAAGAAGGCTTTGGTTTAGATTGGTGTCCGACTGAATTAGGAGTGAGTTGCCTTCATCTCAGATAGAAATAGGCTTTGGAATATGATCTTGCTTCACattttttagagttccatacATCCAAGgggaaacggaacccttataagatcactCTGTTTACTGTTTGagtcacagccaatttgctcaaaaactactggaccaaTATTAAGTTGAAAGTTAACACTTATACAACTTGTCAGTGTtcttcatttttaattatttattaaaagaaagATGAAAATAGGCCATTCTCCCATTTATATATGAAGATACTTACtgactcaattttttttcaataaatacataaaattgtttttacttGTAGATTACAGGTCACAGGTGCAATCCagcaacaattatttttatgcatAGTATGTTTGTAGGTGTTAGCAACAGGTGACTGCAGAAGAGACATACACATCTGGAAACCAAATGAAGCAGGCACCTGGGAAGTTGACCAGAGGCCTCTAGTAGGACATACTAGTTCTGTCGAGGACTTGCAATGGTCACCAAAT is a window of Choristoneura fumiferana chromosome 8, NRCan_CFum_1, whole genome shotgun sequence DNA encoding:
- the LOC141430601 gene encoding pentatricopeptide repeat-containing protein 1, mitochondrial, which codes for MAFQCLKLMRLVRSVAVIPRNINTHTVALEPLIKRKEYKTENNYIYLEDPDTFGTLSGRKNREDILEDEDDIKEEQFLQTAPLANQKLTIKQYADLIKQYIEHKRLKEAFDVLDVRMLQQDRVKPENYIYNILIGACADVGYTKKAFKLFNDMKRRALQPTGDTYTCLFNACANSPWPKDGHKNALHLRQLMIEKGVEPNLTNYNAMIKAFGRCGDLPTAFKIVDEMISKKIKIRVHTFNHLLQACISDKSSGLRHALVVWRKMLKMREKPNIYSFNLMLKCVKECELGTTEDVEELIAIIQEHVIPTNRVLGVVQNSIIESVNQNSNTQEKYVQVETNNKDQDLSYEVADTDPNETSKKLSLIESKDTISIELVEKKSIVVPKIQERTTPNFLSRTLQMQQVLALKKIHTIQDKFAVVGGQEDFLKEMEVYLVKPDIKTFTQMLPLLDNTKEAELQLLESMKSLGIKADIDFYNMLIKNRCLRSDYADAIEVKQIIEQEIKQRKRKYGLKKKYHLKKNIMTYGVLAMACDTKEKAKCLLIEMKEDQLKVNIEILGTLLKNGTVDNQFEYITYIMNYVKDENLKPNGMFIKHLESFNKKCTKIIERSAKSHNKCLPGFMKSFKKFSDKYNKWLKEIDIDATLAEEHPWKQFQEPYPETMQHQGITIKEPKKFYKRDRTFIKYKPRL
- the l(2)09851 gene encoding WD repeat-containing protein 1 l(2)09851 — its product is MSMNEDEMEASSAESEDDSMDEGEENEGDEETSKTYLPGQPLKEDEQLVCDQSAYVMLHQAQTGAPCLSFDIVNDNLGSNRDQYPMTAYLVSGTQASSAHLNNILVVKMSNLHPTSKPETEDNEESDEDDEDEEEDEEKKPQMTFSFIKHQGCVNRIRTSNFKNSVLAASWSELGRVDIWNITQQLQAVDDPALLERYNLDTVANPVRPLYSFSGHQQEGFGLDWCPTELGVLATGDCRRDIHIWKPNEAGTWEVDQRPLVGHTSSVEDLQWSPNERNVLASCSVDKSIRIWDTRAAPHKACMLTAENAHENDINVISWNNKEPFIASGGDDGFLHIWDLRQFTNKTPVGTFKHHTAPVTSVEWHWAEPSVLASSGEDNQVALWDLAVERDDDEVVDEELKNLPPQLLFIHQGQTDIKELHWHKQIPGVIVTTAHTGLNIFKTISV